In Arsenicicoccus sp. oral taxon 190, the following are encoded in one genomic region:
- a CDS encoding pseudouridine synthase encodes MSPQSNRSSGSGQGGRGGQGGRGGQGGQGGGRGAGRQGGPRAGGFRGGGPRRGTGAGGRVAGQGRGRPQPDQRAQRPQRPQRPQRPARSTEPYVDVHNPEGTRLQKLLAAAGIGSRRTCENLIAEGHVQVDGQVVTDMGVRVDPASQQVHVDGVRVIFDETKVYLAFNKPLNVVTSMHDELGRVDIGDYLGEGRKQRLFHVGRLDQDTEGLLLLTNDGELAHRLQHPAYGVTKTYLAQVPGPLPRDLGKQLRDGVELEDGPVRADSFKVVDSSPGKAVVEIVLHEGRKHVVRRMLEAVGHPVIHLVRIKVGEVGLGNLKAGKMRALTRAEVSSLYEAAQL; translated from the coding sequence GGAGGTCGCGGCGGCCAGGGTGGCCAGGGAGGGGGCCGGGGTGCCGGTCGCCAGGGCGGTCCCCGCGCCGGGGGCTTCCGGGGTGGCGGCCCGCGCCGCGGCACGGGAGCCGGTGGCCGCGTGGCGGGGCAGGGCCGTGGCCGGCCCCAGCCCGACCAGCGCGCGCAGCGCCCGCAGCGCCCGCAGCGCCCGCAGCGACCCGCCCGCAGCACCGAGCCCTACGTCGACGTGCACAACCCTGAGGGCACGCGCCTCCAGAAGCTGCTGGCCGCCGCCGGCATCGGCTCGCGGCGCACCTGCGAGAACCTCATCGCCGAGGGCCACGTCCAGGTCGACGGCCAGGTCGTCACCGACATGGGGGTCCGCGTCGACCCGGCGTCCCAGCAGGTGCACGTCGACGGCGTGCGGGTGATCTTCGACGAGACCAAGGTCTACCTGGCATTCAACAAGCCGCTCAACGTGGTCACCTCGATGCACGACGAGCTGGGGCGCGTCGACATCGGCGACTACCTCGGCGAGGGCCGCAAGCAGCGGCTCTTCCACGTGGGTCGGCTCGACCAGGACACCGAGGGCCTGCTGCTGCTCACCAACGACGGGGAGCTCGCGCACCGGCTGCAGCACCCGGCCTACGGCGTCACCAAGACCTACCTCGCCCAGGTGCCCGGGCCGCTGCCCCGCGACCTCGGCAAGCAGCTGCGCGACGGCGTCGAGCTCGAGGACGGCCCGGTCCGCGCGGACTCCTTCAAGGTCGTCGACTCCTCGCCCGGCAAGGCGGTCGTCGAGATCGTGCTGCACGAGGGCCGCAAGCACGTCGTGCGCCGGATGCTCGAGGCAGTCGGTCACCCCGTCATCCACCTCGTGCGGATCAAGGTCGGCGAGGTGGGCCTCGGCAACCTCAAGGCGGGCAAGATGCGGGCGCTGACCCGCGCCGAGGTGTCCTCGCTCTACGAGGCCGCCCAGCTGTGA
- a CDS encoding lysophospholipid acyltransferase family protein — MTDSLRPLAARPLMRRVHPVLDRIFRLAYRVTVLGQAQLPTSGPVILVANHSGVLDGPLVASLCPRVPHFLVKQELYAGLVGRLLTALGQIPVDRSTGDRRALAAAREVLDAGECVGVFPEGTRGAGEVESIQQGAAWLALQSGATVVPVACRGTRPAGRGAGALPRPRARILVAFGEPFVVRPGTRDDGRPLPGRERLRDATLQVHQRLRDHVAATPPR; from the coding sequence GTGACTGACTCGCTCCGCCCGCTCGCCGCCCGACCCCTCATGCGCCGTGTGCACCCCGTCCTCGACCGCATCTTTCGCCTCGCCTACCGCGTCACCGTGCTCGGGCAGGCGCAGCTGCCGACCTCGGGGCCGGTCATCCTCGTCGCCAACCACAGCGGCGTGCTCGACGGCCCGCTCGTGGCGTCGCTGTGCCCTCGGGTGCCGCACTTCCTGGTCAAGCAGGAGCTGTATGCCGGGCTCGTCGGTCGCCTCCTGACCGCGCTCGGCCAGATCCCGGTCGACCGCTCGACGGGGGACCGTCGCGCCCTCGCGGCCGCCCGGGAGGTGCTGGACGCGGGGGAGTGCGTGGGCGTCTTCCCCGAGGGGACGCGCGGCGCGGGCGAGGTCGAGTCGATCCAGCAGGGCGCCGCGTGGCTCGCGCTGCAGTCCGGGGCCACCGTCGTGCCAGTGGCCTGCCGCGGGACCCGGCCGGCCGGGCGGGGGGCGGGGGCGCTCCCGCGGCCGCGCGCGCGGATCCTCGTGGCCTTCGGCGAGCCCTTCGTGGTGCGGCCCGGCACCCGGGACGACGGTCGGCCCCTGCCCGGCCGGGAGCGGCTGCGGGACGCGACGCTGCAGGTGCACCAGCGCCTGCGCGACCACGTCGCCGCCACCCCTCCCCGCTAG
- a CDS encoding prephenate dehydrogenase has protein sequence MSAGPSRRARIVGTGLIGTSVGLALRAAGWQVSLQDPSPTAALLARDLGAGELDDLPPDVVVVAAPPDVAAQVVTKQLERWPDAVVTDVASVKGVVADGVRARGGDLSRYVGSHPMAGRERSGAVAARPDLFEGRAWVVVPTPASSDEAVERVVALARAARGEVVQLSAADHDAAVATVSHLPQVMATLTAARLRDQAEDAVGLAGQGLRDVTRIAASDPLLWTQILAGNAAGVRDVLRGVQDDLAVTVQALDQLARGEDARGARAVLAGLLDDGNRGRALVPGKHGGAPTTYEVVTVVVPDEPGALGRLFAAMGEADINLEDLHLEHAVGHPVALAEVSVLPAVADRLRDHLGSAGWRIH, from the coding sequence GTGAGCGCGGGCCCGTCCCGCCGCGCCCGCATCGTCGGCACCGGCCTGATCGGCACGTCCGTCGGGCTGGCGCTGCGCGCGGCCGGGTGGCAGGTCAGCCTGCAGGACCCGTCGCCGACCGCGGCGCTGCTCGCCCGGGACCTCGGCGCGGGCGAGCTGGACGATTTGCCGCCCGACGTCGTCGTGGTCGCGGCCCCGCCGGACGTCGCGGCCCAGGTCGTCACCAAGCAGCTGGAGCGCTGGCCGGACGCCGTCGTCACGGACGTCGCCTCGGTCAAGGGGGTGGTCGCCGACGGCGTGCGCGCCCGGGGCGGCGACCTCAGCCGGTATGTTGGCAGCCACCCGATGGCGGGGCGCGAGCGGTCCGGGGCGGTGGCGGCGCGGCCCGACCTCTTCGAGGGGCGCGCGTGGGTCGTGGTACCCACGCCGGCCTCCAGCGACGAGGCCGTGGAGCGGGTGGTCGCGCTGGCGCGCGCGGCCCGGGGCGAGGTCGTGCAGCTCAGCGCCGCCGACCACGACGCGGCCGTCGCCACCGTCTCCCACCTGCCGCAGGTCATGGCGACGCTGACCGCCGCCCGGCTGCGCGACCAGGCCGAGGACGCCGTGGGTCTGGCCGGTCAGGGCCTGCGCGACGTCACCCGGATCGCCGCGAGCGACCCGCTGCTATGGACCCAGATCCTCGCCGGCAACGCGGCGGGGGTCCGCGACGTGCTCCGCGGCGTCCAGGACGACCTCGCCGTCACCGTGCAGGCGCTGGACCAGCTGGCGCGCGGCGAGGACGCCCGCGGCGCCCGGGCCGTGCTCGCCGGCCTCCTCGACGACGGCAACCGCGGCCGGGCCCTCGTGCCCGGCAAGCACGGTGGCGCCCCCACGACCTACGAGGTCGTCACCGTCGTCGTGCCGGACGAGCCGGGCGCCCTCGGGCGGCTCTTCGCGGCGATGGGGGAGGCCGACATCAACCTCGAGGACCTCCACCTGGAGCACGCGGTCGGCCACCCGGTCGCGCTCGCCGAGGTGTCCGTCCTCCCGGCGGTGGCCGACCGGCTGCGCGACCACCTCGGGTCCGCCGGGTGGCGCATCCACTAG
- the cmk gene encoding (d)CMP kinase translates to MTSRPEPTLRPPSPQDQMNGPDLVVVAIDGPSGSGKSTVSRLAAQRLGYGYLDTGAMYRAATWWCLREGLPLGDQERVAEAVLAMPLAMGTDPASPTVEVAGEDIGIPIRATEISTQVSQVATNLAVRAELRRRQREIIGLVGRDLGGIVAEGRDITTVVAPDADVRILLVASEEARLRRRSTELHGTASAEAVAATRDQVVRRDRDDSTVSTFLTAAPGVTTIDTSDLTLAGSVEAVLDEIAAAMGRIRD, encoded by the coding sequence ATGACGAGCCGCCCCGAGCCCACCCTGCGTCCCCCGTCTCCTCAGGACCAGATGAACGGCCCGGACCTCGTCGTCGTCGCCATCGACGGACCCTCCGGCTCGGGCAAGTCCACCGTGTCCCGCCTCGCGGCGCAGCGCCTCGGCTACGGCTACCTCGACACCGGCGCGATGTACCGCGCCGCCACCTGGTGGTGCCTGCGCGAGGGGCTCCCGCTCGGCGACCAGGAGCGCGTCGCCGAGGCGGTGCTCGCGATGCCGCTGGCGATGGGCACCGACCCCGCGTCCCCGACCGTCGAGGTGGCGGGCGAGGACATCGGCATACCGATCCGCGCCACCGAGATCTCCACCCAGGTCTCCCAGGTCGCCACCAACCTGGCCGTCCGCGCGGAGCTGCGCCGCAGGCAGCGGGAGATCATCGGCCTCGTGGGCCGGGACCTCGGCGGGATCGTCGCCGAGGGCCGCGACATCACCACCGTCGTCGCCCCCGACGCCGACGTGCGGATCCTGCTGGTCGCCTCGGAGGAGGCGCGGCTGCGTCGCCGCTCCACCGAGCTGCACGGCACCGCCTCCGCCGAGGCCGTGGCCGCCACCCGCGACCAGGTCGTGCGGCGCGACCGCGACGACTCGACGGTGTCGACCTTCCTGACCGCGGCGCCCGGCGTGACCACCATCGACACCTCCGACCTGACCCTTGCCGGGTCGGTGGAGGCCGTGCTCGACGAGATCGCCGCGGCCATGGGGCGCATCCGTGACTGA